In a single window of the Tribolium castaneum strain GA2 chromosome 8, icTriCast1.1, whole genome shotgun sequence genome:
- the LOC660149 gene encoding protein regulator of cytokinesis 1 isoform X2: MCDIKRRLSQMDDFNEKMFEGKPWAEKLLSESIKLTKKAVANWCHIVCKIGEAEVDLDDYVTIFLQQIETLYEDLIADVDTIHEKSLDKIMKLLEKLENLCRDLHVPIPTFNYEGVPLSEVRLQIVQKVDEFEALAQIRRREFSELQQKELKLCACLGRAPRLLPGAPLPLPPELEELKAYVENLETEAMEREEVFFQLKEKIVEIVSELEMCPNLEFEKDILNLSNTQVRITDAEMEQLRQFHDQLVKRLADVTEEVEELRSRIDDLWKKLEVDLVERDDFRARHVGHSLKTLEALKEELNRLKAMKKAKLQSFILKQRDELEEWWEKCHCTQKQRDDFTFYYSDCFTEDLFDIHEREIEKWKNYHEENSEIFALLKEFKTLWTEQIELESNSKGANRYKNRGGQLLIEERKRNKLKKRLPVVEDKLRSLAQAYLVRNGQEFETFGQTIDDYIQQLHENKERKLSAKKQLREQQPSCSSRLPTTPRHCSKRKVTATPATEPSKKAKLAVLKKVSKTGLPKFNTSKTKNNRRRSSAHKQRLRSRLFKSSDKENQSNVSTTYHDFEKEISARDACRSTIGGTIGLQVTNPEGIRIKQENFAIPSGIAPLPRTPRPKNPSKF, translated from the exons atgTGCGACATAAAGCGCCGGCTGTCTCAAATGGACGATTTCAACGAAAAAAT GTTTGAGGGCAAGCCGTGGGCCGAAAAACTGTTATCTGAATcgataaaattgacaaaaaaggCAGTGGCGAACTGGTGCCACATCGTGTGTAAAATCGGCGAAGCCGAGGTAGACCTGGACGATTATGTGACAATTTTCCTCCAACAAATCGAAACCCTTTACGAAGACCTGATCGCCGATGTGGACACAATCCACGAGAAAAGTctcgataaaataatgaaactgTTGGAGAAACTCGAAAATCTCTGTCGCGACCTCCACGTCCCAATCCCCACTTTCAACTACGAAGGGGTTCCTCTGAGTGAGGTGCGCCTCCAAATCGTCCAAAAGGTGGACGAATTCGAGGCTTTGGCCCAGATTCGCCGACGGGAGTTTAGCGAGTTGCAGCAGAAAGAGCTCAAACTGTGTGCCTGTCTGGGGCGGGCCCCCCGACTGCTCCCCGGGGCCCCACTCCCGTTGCCCCCCGAGCTGGAGGAGTTGAAGGCCTATGTCGAGAACCTGGAGACGGAGGCGATGGAACGGGAGGAGGTTTTCTTCCAACTGAAGGAAAAAATCGTCGAGATTGTCTCCGAACTAGAGATGTGCCCTAATCTAGAGTTCGAGAAGgatattttgaatttgtcCAATACCCAAGTGCGCATAACCGACGCAGAAATGGAGCAGTTGCGGCAGTTCCACGACCAGTTGGTCAAGCGCCTCGCTGACGTGACCGAGGAGGTTGAAGAGTTGAGGAGCAGGATCGACgatttatggaaaaaattggaGGTTGATTTGGTGGAGCGTGATGATTTCCGGGCGAGACACGTGGGGCACTCGTTGAAGACGCTGGAGGCGCTTAAAGAGGAGTTGAATAGGTTGAAGGCGATGAAAAAGGCCAAGCTTCAGagtttcattttaaagcaacgAGATGAGCTCGAAGAATGGTGGGAAAAGTGTCACTGTACACAAAAACAACGCGATGATTTTACGTTTTACTACTCCGATTGTTTTACCGAAGATTTGTTCGATATACATGAGCGTGAAATCGAGAAATGGAAGAATTATCACGAGGagaactctgaaatctttgcACTTCTCAAGGAGTTTAAGACGTTGTGGACGGAACAGATCGAGCTAGAATCGAATTCTAAAGGTGCTAATCGGTACAAGAACCGCGGAGGGCAATTGTTGATTGAGGAAAGGAAACGTAATAAGCTCAAAAAACGACTTCCAGTAGTTGAGGATAAGCTCCGAAGTTTGGCTCAAGCGTATTTGGTCCGAAATGGGCAAGAATTCGAGACGTTTGGGCAAACAATCGACGACTACATTCAACAACTGCACGAAAATAAAGAACGG AAACTGAGTGCCAAGAAACAACTGCGTGAGCAACAGCCGTCCTGTTCGAGCAGACTGCCCACAACTCCACGCCACTGCTCCAAACGCAAAGTCACAGCGACTCCAGCGACAGAACCCtccaaaaaagcaaaacttgCGGTTTTGAAAAAGGTctcaaagactggcttacccaaattcaacacatcaaaaactaagaataatCGTCGGCGGTCCTCTGCACATAAACAACGACTGAGAAGCCGACTATTTAAGAGCTCGGATAAGGAAAATCAGAGTAATGTTTCGACCACATACCACGATTTTGAG AAAGAAATATCGGCAAGAGATGCGTGCAGGAGTACCATCGGTGGAACGATTGGTCTACAGGTTACAAATCCAGAGGGGATTCGCATAAAGCAGGAAAACTTTGCCATTCCCAGTGGCATTGCTCCCTTGCCCAGGACACCAAGGCCCAAAAATCCgagcaaattttaa
- the LOC660149 gene encoding protein regulator of cytokinesis 1 isoform X1 has product MCDIKRRLSQMDDFNEKMFEGKPWAEKLLSESIKLTKKAVANWCHIVCKIGEAEVDLDDYVTIFLQQIETLYEDLIADVDTIHEKSLDKIMKLLEKLENLCRDLHVPIPTFNYEGVPLSEVRLQIVQKVDEFEALAQIRRREFSELQQKELKLCACLGRAPRLLPGAPLPLPPELEELKAYVENLETEAMEREEVFFQLKEKIVEIVSELEMCPNLEFEKDILNLSNTQVRITDAEMEQLRQFHDQLVKRLADVTEEVEELRSRIDDLWKKLEVDLVERDDFRARHVGHSLKTLEALKEELNRLKAMKKAKLQSFILKQRDELEEWWEKCHCTQKQRDDFTFYYSDCFTEDLFDIHEREIEKWKNYHEENSEIFALLKEFKTLWTEQIELESNSKGANRYKNRGGQLLIEERKRNKLKKRLPVVEDKLRSLAQAYLVRNGQEFETFGQTIDDYIQQLHENKERDFKQKLSAKKQLREQQPSCSSRLPTTPRHCSKRKVTATPATEPSKKAKLAVLKKVSKTGLPKFNTSKTKNNRRRSSAHKQRLRSRLFKSSDKENQSNVSTTYHDFEKEISARDACRSTIGGTIGLQVTNPEGIRIKQENFAIPSGIAPLPRTPRPKNPSKF; this is encoded by the exons atgTGCGACATAAAGCGCCGGCTGTCTCAAATGGACGATTTCAACGAAAAAAT GTTTGAGGGCAAGCCGTGGGCCGAAAAACTGTTATCTGAATcgataaaattgacaaaaaaggCAGTGGCGAACTGGTGCCACATCGTGTGTAAAATCGGCGAAGCCGAGGTAGACCTGGACGATTATGTGACAATTTTCCTCCAACAAATCGAAACCCTTTACGAAGACCTGATCGCCGATGTGGACACAATCCACGAGAAAAGTctcgataaaataatgaaactgTTGGAGAAACTCGAAAATCTCTGTCGCGACCTCCACGTCCCAATCCCCACTTTCAACTACGAAGGGGTTCCTCTGAGTGAGGTGCGCCTCCAAATCGTCCAAAAGGTGGACGAATTCGAGGCTTTGGCCCAGATTCGCCGACGGGAGTTTAGCGAGTTGCAGCAGAAAGAGCTCAAACTGTGTGCCTGTCTGGGGCGGGCCCCCCGACTGCTCCCCGGGGCCCCACTCCCGTTGCCCCCCGAGCTGGAGGAGTTGAAGGCCTATGTCGAGAACCTGGAGACGGAGGCGATGGAACGGGAGGAGGTTTTCTTCCAACTGAAGGAAAAAATCGTCGAGATTGTCTCCGAACTAGAGATGTGCCCTAATCTAGAGTTCGAGAAGgatattttgaatttgtcCAATACCCAAGTGCGCATAACCGACGCAGAAATGGAGCAGTTGCGGCAGTTCCACGACCAGTTGGTCAAGCGCCTCGCTGACGTGACCGAGGAGGTTGAAGAGTTGAGGAGCAGGATCGACgatttatggaaaaaattggaGGTTGATTTGGTGGAGCGTGATGATTTCCGGGCGAGACACGTGGGGCACTCGTTGAAGACGCTGGAGGCGCTTAAAGAGGAGTTGAATAGGTTGAAGGCGATGAAAAAGGCCAAGCTTCAGagtttcattttaaagcaacgAGATGAGCTCGAAGAATGGTGGGAAAAGTGTCACTGTACACAAAAACAACGCGATGATTTTACGTTTTACTACTCCGATTGTTTTACCGAAGATTTGTTCGATATACATGAGCGTGAAATCGAGAAATGGAAGAATTATCACGAGGagaactctgaaatctttgcACTTCTCAAGGAGTTTAAGACGTTGTGGACGGAACAGATCGAGCTAGAATCGAATTCTAAAGGTGCTAATCGGTACAAGAACCGCGGAGGGCAATTGTTGATTGAGGAAAGGAAACGTAATAAGCTCAAAAAACGACTTCCAGTAGTTGAGGATAAGCTCCGAAGTTTGGCTCAAGCGTATTTGGTCCGAAATGGGCAAGAATTCGAGACGTTTGGGCAAACAATCGACGACTACATTCAACAACTGCACGAAAATAAAGAACGG gaTTTTAAACAGAAACTGAGTGCCAAGAAACAACTGCGTGAGCAACAGCCGTCCTGTTCGAGCAGACTGCCCACAACTCCACGCCACTGCTCCAAACGCAAAGTCACAGCGACTCCAGCGACAGAACCCtccaaaaaagcaaaacttgCGGTTTTGAAAAAGGTctcaaagactggcttacccaaattcaacacatcaaaaactaagaataatCGTCGGCGGTCCTCTGCACATAAACAACGACTGAGAAGCCGACTATTTAAGAGCTCGGATAAGGAAAATCAGAGTAATGTTTCGACCACATACCACGATTTTGAG AAAGAAATATCGGCAAGAGATGCGTGCAGGAGTACCATCGGTGGAACGATTGGTCTACAGGTTACAAATCCAGAGGGGATTCGCATAAAGCAGGAAAACTTTGCCATTCCCAGTGGCATTGCTCCCTTGCCCAGGACACCAAGGCCCAAAAATCCgagcaaattttaa